The Streptomyces sp. NBC_01353 genome contains a region encoding:
- a CDS encoding NAD(P)/FAD-dependent oxidoreductase → MTTSTGASTTPSPSSALPEHIDVVVVGAGLSGVGAGYRLRTECPDRSYAILEARQSMGGTWDLFRYPGVRSDSDMFTLGYPFKPWRDSKVLADGASILGYIKETAAEFGIDRHIHYGTRVLAADWSSPTARWTLTLERTDARGEVTRQTLTCDFLYTCAGYYNYERGHSPDFPGIGSFEGRVVHPQFWPADLDHAGKRVVVIGSGATAVTLVPAMAGRAAHVTMLQRTPTWISSLPSRDVVADAVRAVLPAKAAHRVVRTKNILFTIGVYQFCRRAPRTARRVLSGLNQRVLRDKGLIQEHLTPSYDPWDQRLCAVPDADLFHALKRGEAEIVTDRIDRFVPEGIRLASGRVLEADVVVTATGLELLAFGGIEPTVDGRPVKLSDQFVWQGTMLTSVPNFAFCIGYTNASWTLRADLTSRLVCKVLNHMGGRRYAAVVPKPEGTLRERPLLDLASGYVRRSIDAFPRQGDRGPWKVRQNYVLDAATTMRTNLDRTLAPIPLAQVLAARSAEKRAEMATDRDG, encoded by the coding sequence ATGACGACGAGCACCGGTGCATCCACCACGCCCTCTCCCTCCTCCGCACTGCCCGAGCACATCGATGTCGTGGTCGTCGGCGCCGGCCTGTCCGGCGTCGGTGCCGGCTACCGGCTCCGGACGGAGTGCCCCGACCGCTCCTACGCGATCCTCGAGGCCCGGCAGAGCATGGGCGGGACGTGGGACCTGTTCCGCTACCCGGGTGTGCGCTCCGACTCGGACATGTTCACGCTGGGGTATCCCTTCAAGCCCTGGCGGGACTCCAAAGTGCTCGCCGACGGCGCATCCATCCTCGGCTACATCAAGGAGACCGCCGCCGAGTTCGGCATCGACCGGCACATCCACTACGGCACGCGCGTCCTGGCCGCCGACTGGTCCTCGCCGACCGCCCGGTGGACGCTCACACTGGAACGCACGGACGCGCGCGGCGAGGTGACACGGCAGACGCTGACCTGCGACTTCCTGTACACCTGTGCGGGCTACTACAACTACGAGCGCGGCCACTCCCCGGACTTCCCGGGGATCGGTTCGTTCGAGGGACGGGTCGTGCACCCGCAGTTCTGGCCCGCGGACCTCGACCACGCTGGCAAGCGCGTGGTCGTCATCGGCAGCGGGGCGACCGCGGTCACTCTCGTGCCCGCCATGGCCGGCCGGGCCGCGCACGTCACGATGCTCCAGCGCACCCCCACCTGGATCAGCTCGCTGCCGTCGAGGGACGTGGTGGCCGATGCCGTGCGGGCGGTGCTGCCGGCGAAGGCGGCGCACCGGGTGGTCCGTACGAAGAACATCCTGTTCACCATCGGCGTGTACCAGTTCTGCCGCCGCGCGCCGAGGACGGCACGGCGTGTCCTGAGCGGGCTGAACCAGCGTGTCCTGCGGGACAAGGGGCTGATCCAGGAGCATCTGACGCCCAGTTACGACCCTTGGGACCAGCGGCTCTGCGCCGTTCCGGACGCCGATCTCTTCCACGCCCTGAAGAGGGGTGAGGCCGAGATCGTCACCGACCGCATCGACCGTTTCGTGCCGGAGGGGATCCGGCTGGCGTCGGGCCGGGTGCTGGAGGCGGACGTCGTCGTGACGGCCACCGGACTCGAACTGCTCGCCTTCGGCGGCATCGAGCCGACGGTGGACGGCCGGCCGGTGAAGTTGTCGGACCAGTTCGTGTGGCAGGGCACGATGCTCACCTCGGTGCCCAACTTCGCCTTCTGCATCGGCTACACGAACGCCTCCTGGACGCTGCGCGCCGACCTGACCTCGCGCCTCGTCTGCAAGGTGCTCAACCACATGGGCGGGCGGCGGTACGCGGCAGTGGTGCCGAAGCCGGAGGGCACGCTGCGCGAGCGCCCCCTTCTCGACCTCGCCTCGGGCTACGTCCGGCGCTCGATCGACGCCTTCCCGCGTCAGGGCGACCGGGGCCCGTGGAAGGTCCGCCAGAACTACGTCCTGGACGCGGCGACCACGATGCGCACGAACCTGGACCGCACGCTGGCACCGATCCCACTGGCGCAGGTGCTCGCGGCACGATCGGCGGAGAAGCGCGCGGAGATGGCCACGGACCGCGACGGGTGA
- a CDS encoding AraC family transcriptional regulator ligand-binding domain-containing protein: MPVIRSAGLRGFRAAVAELGGDAEEFVRRVNLPLAALDSDDLLVEDEAVATVLELAAVELGCPDLGLRMAARQELGMLGALALAIQNSPTLGDALACTVRYLFVHTESMRFGLEPDPYGTPGIVALGLGVAPGREFPPQALDLSLGFIHRSIVFLTGPYGLRTVELPHVPAAPLSAYEGFYGVPVRTGRPAALLRVPHTLESRPLAGGDTHLRDLAVAFLAEHTPGGSPDLPTRVRAAVRQSLGTSAPTIATVADLLNLHPRTLQRRLAEQDTTFAALLDEERRRAARRYLTATDLPFGQIAGLLALSEQSALNRCCRRWWGTTPKEARRHGLPA, from the coding sequence ATGCCAGTGATCAGGTCGGCCGGTCTACGGGGCTTCCGCGCGGCCGTCGCGGAGCTCGGCGGCGATGCCGAGGAGTTTGTACGAAGGGTGAATCTGCCCCTCGCGGCCCTCGACTCCGACGACCTGCTGGTCGAGGACGAGGCCGTGGCCACGGTCCTGGAGCTCGCCGCCGTCGAACTCGGCTGCCCCGACCTCGGCCTGCGCATGGCGGCACGTCAGGAGCTCGGAATGCTCGGCGCCCTGGCGCTCGCCATCCAGAACTCGCCCACGCTCGGCGACGCCCTCGCGTGCACCGTTCGCTATCTCTTCGTCCACACCGAATCGATGCGGTTCGGTCTGGAGCCGGATCCGTACGGAACACCGGGCATCGTCGCGCTCGGCCTGGGTGTCGCGCCCGGGCGGGAGTTCCCGCCGCAGGCGCTGGACCTGAGCCTCGGCTTCATCCACCGCTCGATCGTGTTCCTGACCGGACCCTACGGCCTGCGGACGGTGGAGCTGCCACACGTACCGGCCGCGCCTCTGTCCGCGTACGAGGGCTTCTACGGAGTGCCCGTTCGCACGGGTCGGCCCGCCGCCCTGCTGCGCGTACCGCACACGCTCGAGAGCCGTCCGCTCGCCGGCGGCGACACCCATCTGAGGGACCTGGCCGTCGCGTTCCTCGCCGAGCACACCCCCGGCGGGAGCCCGGACCTCCCCACCCGCGTCCGCGCCGCGGTCCGCCAGTCGCTGGGCACCTCGGCACCCACGATCGCGACCGTCGCCGACCTGCTGAACCTCCATCCCCGCACGCTCCAACGCAGGCTCGCGGAGCAGGACACGACATTCGCCGCGCTCCTCGACGAGGAACGCCGACGCGCCGCCCGCCGCTATCTCACCGCCACCGACCTTCCCTTCGGCCAGATCGCGGGCCTGCTCGCCCTCTCCGAACAGTCGGCGCTCAACCGCTGCTGCCGCAGATGGTGGGGCACGACGCCCAAGGAAGCCCGCCGCCACGGCCTCCCCGCCTGA
- a CDS encoding SpoIIE family protein phosphatase: MRDTEPRLDRGEALAVTGVGCFLWVPATGQLILDPVGRDALDLLPGEYHGLATDLRPKILRDDWTLLSGLSAELRGGRKDAYSAYFRVALHDGRSRWTHVRGNVVRDGADGPTRVVGVVRDATLDLSHSSLRPPADEDSDHLHALGEAAIALARAMSVREVAAVLGDEPCLRRLGVKAMSLAVLEQGRLRLVRTVLSLDDTEPPQKSRLADSWPLNDVVRSARPLFFTSVPDFLDRYPRLAPHQHGFHATAAAFLPLVERGQPLGAMGMFYENTNSFSLADHTLMTAWSKAVARALHRVTMLDRSREIAAGLQNAMLPRRIPETPGGRITVRYRTARQGVRVGGDWYDAVTLPDGAVGVAIGDVQGHDTEAAALMGQLRVAMTAYAAEGHPCEWVLAKASAFLAELGADRFATCQYLRITLATGAVDAANAGHPPPLLRQTDGTVDRLELAGGPPLGLPADWGLTPYPPTSARLAPGETLLLYSDGLVERPGEDIDRGLARLTAAFSAGPADLEELADHLLDTLTPGPHAEDDAALLMLRRDGP; this comes from the coding sequence ATGCGCGACACGGAACCGCGGCTGGACCGCGGGGAGGCGCTCGCCGTCACAGGCGTGGGCTGCTTCCTCTGGGTGCCGGCCACCGGACAGCTGATCCTCGATCCCGTGGGCCGCGACGCGCTCGATCTGCTCCCCGGGGAGTACCACGGGCTGGCCACCGACCTCCGGCCCAAGATCCTCCGGGACGACTGGACACTGCTGTCGGGTCTCTCCGCGGAGCTGCGGGGCGGCCGCAAGGACGCGTACAGCGCCTACTTCCGCGTCGCCCTCCACGACGGTCGCAGCCGCTGGACACACGTCCGGGGGAACGTCGTGCGCGACGGCGCGGACGGGCCCACGCGGGTCGTGGGGGTGGTCCGTGACGCCACCCTGGATCTGTCGCACTCGTCGCTTCGGCCGCCGGCCGACGAGGACAGCGATCACCTGCACGCCCTGGGTGAGGCGGCGATCGCCCTGGCCCGGGCGATGAGCGTGCGCGAGGTCGCCGCGGTCCTCGGCGACGAGCCGTGCCTGCGCAGGCTCGGAGTGAAGGCCATGTCACTCGCCGTGCTCGAGCAGGGCCGACTCCGTCTCGTCCGCACCGTGCTGTCCCTGGACGACACCGAGCCCCCGCAGAAGTCCCGGCTCGCCGACTCCTGGCCGCTGAACGACGTCGTACGCTCCGCCAGGCCACTCTTCTTCACGTCGGTGCCCGACTTCCTCGACCGCTACCCGCGGCTGGCGCCGCACCAGCACGGCTTCCACGCGACGGCCGCCGCGTTCCTGCCGCTGGTCGAGCGGGGGCAGCCGCTCGGCGCCATGGGCATGTTCTACGAGAACACGAACTCGTTCTCCCTCGCGGACCACACCCTGATGACCGCGTGGTCGAAGGCGGTGGCCCGCGCCCTGCACCGGGTCACGATGCTCGACCGTTCGAGGGAGATCGCCGCCGGTCTCCAGAACGCCATGCTGCCGCGCAGGATCCCCGAGACCCCCGGCGGGCGGATCACCGTGCGGTACCGGACCGCGCGGCAGGGGGTGCGGGTCGGCGGGGACTGGTACGACGCGGTGACGCTGCCCGACGGCGCGGTGGGCGTGGCCATCGGGGACGTGCAGGGCCATGACACCGAGGCGGCGGCGCTCATGGGGCAGTTGCGCGTGGCCATGACCGCGTACGCGGCGGAGGGCCATCCGTGCGAGTGGGTCCTCGCCAAGGCGTCGGCCTTCCTCGCCGAGCTGGGCGCCGACCGCTTCGCCACCTGCCAGTACCTGCGGATCACTCTCGCCACCGGCGCGGTCGACGCGGCCAACGCGGGCCATCCGCCGCCGCTGCTGCGCCAAACCGACGGCACGGTGGACCGTCTGGAGCTGGCCGGCGGTCCGCCGCTGGGGCTCCCGGCCGACTGGGGCCTCACGCCGTATCCGCCGACCTCGGCACGGCTGGCTCCGGGCGAGACCCTGCTGCTGTACAGCGACGGCCTGGTCGAGAGGCCGGGCGAGGACATCGACCGAGGCCTGGCCCGGCTGACCGCCGCGTTCTCGGCAGGCCCGGCCGATCTGGAGGAGCTCGCCGACCACCTCCTCGACACGCTCACCCCGGGCCCCCACGCGGAGGACGATGCCGCGCTGCTGATGCTGCGCCGGGACGGGCCGTAA
- a CDS encoding LapA family protein: protein MSRKAAAPPHPHSTLSYKGRDMRLRTIAFVVLAVLAIWFIAANTGSVTIRLWIPTVTLPLWSVLTVTLLVGIVLGLYIARQRARR from the coding sequence ATGAGCCGTAAGGCAGCAGCTCCGCCTCATCCCCACTCGACCCTGTCCTACAAGGGCCGGGACATGCGTCTGCGCACGATCGCCTTCGTGGTCCTCGCAGTCCTGGCGATCTGGTTCATCGCCGCGAACACGGGGTCGGTCACGATCAGACTGTGGATCCCCACCGTCACCCTGCCCCTCTGGAGCGTCCTCACGGTCACGCTCCTCGTGGGGATCGTCCTCGGCCTGTACATCGCCCGTCAGCGCGCACGGCGCTGA
- a CDS encoding GntR family transcriptional regulator translates to MGHLKQSHLITTRERLRDQVAHALRAALISGELKPGEVYSAPGLAEDFGISATPVREAMLDLAREGLVEPVRNKGFRVTEVNERDLDQYTDIRLLIEVPTVGRVTLTADRDELHALRPIAEEIVAAARAHDLIGYLESDRRFHLTLLGLSGNERLVETVGDLRKRSRLYGLTALDERGELLPSAEEHLELLDFMLAGDAMGAEACMVRHLSHVRSLWARDESRTASAAVAPAPRSASG, encoded by the coding sequence ATGGGCCATCTGAAGCAGAGTCATCTGATCACCACCCGGGAGCGCCTGCGCGACCAGGTGGCCCACGCTCTGCGGGCGGCGCTGATCTCCGGCGAGCTCAAACCCGGCGAGGTGTACTCGGCGCCGGGTCTGGCCGAGGACTTCGGGATCTCGGCCACCCCGGTACGGGAGGCGATGCTCGACCTGGCCCGTGAGGGCCTGGTCGAGCCGGTGCGCAACAAGGGCTTCCGGGTCACCGAGGTCAATGAACGCGACCTCGACCAGTACACGGACATCCGGCTGCTCATCGAGGTGCCGACCGTGGGCCGGGTGACGCTGACGGCGGACCGCGACGAGCTCCATGCGCTGCGTCCGATCGCCGAGGAGATCGTGGCGGCGGCCCGCGCCCACGACCTCATCGGCTATCTGGAGTCCGACCGTCGCTTCCACCTCACGCTGCTGGGCCTCTCCGGCAACGAACGCCTGGTCGAGACGGTCGGCGACCTGCGCAAACGGTCGCGGCTCTACGGTCTGACGGCACTGGACGAGCGGGGTGAGCTGCTGCCCTCCGCGGAGGAGCATCTGGAGCTGCTCGACTTCATGCTGGCGGGTGACGCCATGGGCGCCGAGGCCTGCATGGTCCGCCATCTCAGCCACGTACGGTCCCTGTGGGCGCGGGACGAGTCCCGTACGGCGTCGGCCGCCGTTGCGCCCGCTCCGCGCAGCGCGTCCGGCTGA
- a CDS encoding proline racemase family protein, with protein MRTRHVFHAVDSHTEGMPTRVITGGVPPIPGATMAERRLHFIEHMDHLRTLLMYEPRGHASMSGAILQPPTRPDADVGVLFIEVSGLLPMCGHGTIGVATVLVETGMVPVVEPVTTVRLDTPAGRVRAEVRVEGGVAKAVTLTNVPAFCAALDREVKVPGFGTVPYDLAFGGNFYAFVDLDALGLPFARDSKDELLRAGLAIMEAINTTERPVHPVRPEIGGVKHVHLTAPGSDARHSRHAMAIHPGWFDRSPCGTGTSARMAQLHARGELPLHQDFVNESFIGTRFTGRLIEETEVGGVPAVVPTITGRAWLTGTAQYFLDPEDPFPGGFLL; from the coding sequence GTGCGCACCCGTCATGTGTTCCACGCCGTCGACTCGCACACCGAGGGAATGCCCACCCGTGTCATCACCGGTGGAGTCCCCCCGATCCCCGGCGCCACCATGGCCGAACGTCGGCTGCACTTCATCGAGCACATGGACCATCTCCGTACGCTGCTGATGTACGAGCCCCGCGGTCACGCCTCCATGAGCGGGGCGATCCTTCAGCCGCCGACCAGGCCGGACGCCGATGTCGGCGTGCTGTTCATCGAGGTGTCCGGACTGTTGCCGATGTGCGGGCACGGCACGATCGGGGTGGCGACCGTGCTGGTGGAGACCGGGATGGTGCCGGTGGTCGAACCGGTGACGACCGTCCGCCTCGACACCCCCGCCGGCCGGGTGCGTGCGGAGGTACGGGTCGAGGGCGGTGTCGCGAAGGCGGTGACGCTGACCAATGTGCCCGCGTTCTGCGCCGCCCTGGACCGGGAGGTGAAGGTGCCCGGCTTCGGCACGGTCCCCTACGACCTGGCCTTCGGCGGCAACTTCTACGCCTTCGTCGATCTGGACGCACTCGGGCTGCCGTTCGCCCGGGACAGCAAGGACGAGCTGCTCAGGGCCGGCCTTGCGATCATGGAGGCGATCAACACCACCGAACGCCCCGTCCACCCGGTCCGGCCGGAGATCGGCGGCGTCAAGCATGTCCACCTGACCGCGCCCGGCTCGGACGCGCGCCACTCGCGCCACGCCATGGCCATCCACCCCGGCTGGTTCGACCGCTCCCCCTGCGGCACGGGCACGTCCGCGCGCATGGCGCAACTCCACGCCCGAGGGGAGCTTCCGCTGCACCAGGACTTCGTCAACGAGTCCTTCATCGGCACCCGGTTCACCGGCCGGCTGATCGAGGAGACCGAGGTGGGTGGCGTGCCCGCGGTGGTGCCGACCATCACGGGGCGCGCGTGGCTCACGGGCACCGCGCAGTACTTCCTCGACCCGGAGGACCCGTTCCCCGGCGGGTTCCTGCTGTGA
- a CDS encoding dihydrodipicolinate synthase family protein: MVATALPFRDDDLTVDHDAYAAHVRWLLDNGCDGVVPNGSLGEYQALTDEERARVVRSAVEAAGDGARVMPGVAAYGSAEARRWTEQAAEAGCGSVLLLPPNAYKCDASAVRAHYAEVAGVGLPVVAYNNPHDTKVDLTADLLAALHGDGHIVAVKEFSGDVRRAYEIAERSPELDLLIGADDVLLELAVAGAVGWVAGYPNAFPASCTELYRAAVTGDLERALPLYRALHPLLRWDSKTEFVQSIKLSMDIAGRRGGPCRPPRSPLAGITEAEVRAATEKAVADGRH; this comes from the coding sequence ATGGTCGCCACCGCCCTCCCCTTCCGCGACGACGACCTCACCGTCGACCACGACGCCTATGCCGCGCACGTCCGATGGCTGCTCGACAACGGCTGCGACGGAGTCGTGCCCAACGGTTCGCTCGGCGAGTACCAGGCCCTCACCGACGAGGAGCGCGCCCGGGTCGTCCGTTCGGCCGTCGAGGCGGCCGGCGACGGGGCGCGGGTGATGCCCGGGGTCGCGGCCTACGGCAGCGCCGAGGCGCGCCGCTGGACCGAACAGGCCGCCGAGGCCGGCTGCGGATCGGTCCTGCTGCTCCCACCCAACGCATACAAGTGCGATGCCTCCGCCGTACGCGCCCACTACGCCGAGGTCGCCGGTGTCGGACTGCCGGTCGTCGCGTACAACAATCCGCACGACACCAAGGTGGACCTCACCGCCGACCTGCTCGCCGCGCTGCATGGGGACGGCCACATCGTCGCGGTGAAGGAGTTCAGCGGCGATGTCCGCCGGGCGTACGAGATCGCCGAACGCTCCCCGGAGCTCGATCTGTTGATCGGGGCCGACGACGTCCTGCTCGAACTGGCCGTCGCGGGCGCGGTCGGCTGGGTCGCCGGCTACCCGAACGCCTTCCCGGCCTCCTGCACGGAGCTGTACCGTGCCGCCGTCACCGGCGACCTCGAGCGTGCGCTGCCGCTCTACCGCGCGCTGCACCCTCTGCTGCGCTGGGACTCGAAGACGGAGTTCGTCCAGTCGATCAAGCTGTCCATGGACATCGCGGGCCGGCGCGGCGGACCCTGCCGCCCGCCGCGCTCGCCTCTCGCCGGCATCACCGAGGCCGAGGTCCGCGCCGCCACCGAGAAGGCCGTCGCCGACGGCCGGCACTGA